The following proteins are encoded in a genomic region of Parabacteroides pacaensis:
- a CDS encoding glycoside hydrolase family 3 N-terminal domain-containing protein has protein sequence MRYQLDNYYRLLPYASFNKEKNKDMKRIIPVLFIGLSLLLAGNNLLAQRKMMHTSRHHKQMASTATSGWKSFSGDPVIEHRVDSVLKLMTLEEKIGQMSQFSADWDLTGPVMNHNFETYLEKGLVGSIFNAYTVDGVRKLQEKALSTSRLKIPVLFGYDVVHGFRTIFPMPLAESCSWDLEGMYETAAIAAAEASSEGICWTFAPMVDITRDPRWGRVMEGAGEDPYLGSLIAKARVEGFQGGNKWQSLYDVNTVLACAKHFVAYGAAEAGRDYNTVELTERTLNEVYFPPFHATVEAGVATFMASFNEIGGVPSTASKYLFRDVLRDQWKFRGFVVTDYTGINELVPHGVAKDEAEAAILAANAGMDMDMTGAVFIKYLGQAVQEGKVSETTIDNAVRPILEMKFLLGLFDDPYRYLDKQREKETIMKPEFLQVARKSAAQSIVLLKNDNRVFPISKNKNVTVALIGPMVKDKTSLNGEWAGKGDRQQSISLYEGLTEKYKGTNVKFVYAQGCDLTTNDTSKFDDAIAVARNADVIVAAMGEDFNWSGEAASRTNIQLPGVQQDLLKLLKKLGKPLGLILMNGRPLDLSWEDENLDAIMEAWYLGTMAGHGIADVVSGDYNPSAKLTMSFPRNVGQIPVYYNHKNTGRPLPPDDPKMDYKSSFLDLPNSPLYPFGYGLSYTTFSINNMALDKVTFGQGESLTLSANVTNTGNYDGEIIVQLYIQDIKGNVTRPVKELKGFHKIALKKGESRQVSFTIGEQELAFFGADMEKKAESGEFNVWIAQSSDDNSNQATFTYSGN, from the coding sequence ATGAGGTATCAGCTCGATAATTATTATCGTTTGCTACCCTATGCTTCTTTTAATAAAGAAAAGAATAAAGATATGAAACGAATTATCCCAGTTTTATTTATAGGCCTAAGCTTGCTTCTGGCTGGAAATAATCTTCTTGCCCAACGTAAAATGATGCACACAAGTCGTCATCATAAACAAATGGCTTCTACTGCTACGTCGGGTTGGAAAAGTTTCAGTGGTGACCCGGTAATTGAACACCGGGTAGATTCCGTACTCAAACTGATGACATTGGAAGAGAAAATCGGACAAATGTCCCAATTCTCTGCCGATTGGGATTTAACGGGCCCGGTAATGAATCATAATTTTGAAACCTACCTTGAAAAAGGATTGGTGGGAAGTATTTTTAACGCCTATACCGTAGACGGTGTACGTAAATTGCAAGAAAAAGCCTTGTCTACCTCCCGCCTGAAAATTCCCGTACTTTTCGGGTATGATGTCGTACATGGTTTCCGTACCATCTTTCCCATGCCTTTGGCTGAATCTTGTTCGTGGGACTTGGAAGGAATGTATGAAACGGCAGCTATTGCCGCAGCCGAAGCTTCTTCCGAAGGAATTTGCTGGACATTTGCCCCTATGGTAGATATTACCCGTGATCCTCGTTGGGGACGCGTCATGGAAGGAGCTGGCGAGGATCCCTATCTGGGAAGCCTGATCGCAAAGGCCAGAGTAGAGGGTTTTCAAGGCGGTAATAAATGGCAATCATTGTACGACGTTAATACGGTGTTAGCTTGTGCAAAACATTTTGTAGCCTACGGTGCTGCCGAAGCTGGGCGCGACTATAATACGGTGGAACTTACCGAACGCACTTTGAATGAAGTTTATTTTCCTCCTTTCCATGCCACAGTGGAAGCGGGGGTAGCTACTTTCATGGCATCCTTTAATGAAATCGGAGGCGTTCCCAGTACGGCTAGTAAATATCTTTTCCGTGACGTGCTGCGGGATCAATGGAAATTCCGCGGTTTTGTAGTAACCGATTATACGGGTATTAACGAATTGGTACCTCACGGCGTAGCGAAAGATGAAGCGGAAGCCGCTATTTTGGCTGCCAATGCAGGTATGGATATGGATATGACGGGGGCTGTATTTATAAAATACCTCGGGCAAGCTGTGCAAGAAGGGAAAGTCTCGGAAACTACCATCGATAATGCTGTCCGTCCTATCTTGGAAATGAAATTTTTATTGGGCTTGTTTGACGATCCTTACCGTTATCTGGATAAACAACGGGAAAAGGAAACTATTATGAAGCCTGAATTTTTACAAGTTGCCCGGAAAAGTGCAGCACAATCTATTGTCTTATTAAAGAATGATAACCGGGTATTCCCCATTTCTAAAAATAAAAATGTAACGGTTGCCTTGATCGGCCCGATGGTAAAAGATAAGACCAGCCTGAACGGGGAATGGGCGGGTAAAGGAGATCGTCAGCAAAGTATTTCTTTATATGAGGGATTAACAGAGAAGTATAAAGGTACGAATGTGAAGTTTGTGTATGCGCAAGGATGTGACCTTACCACCAATGATACTTCTAAGTTCGACGATGCGATAGCGGTAGCCCGGAATGCAGATGTGATTGTCGCTGCTATGGGGGAAGATTTTAACTGGTCGGGTGAAGCTGCCAGCCGCACAAACATCCAGTTACCAGGTGTGCAACAAGATTTGTTGAAACTGTTGAAGAAATTAGGAAAACCCTTGGGACTGATCCTGATGAATGGCCGTCCGCTTGATCTTTCGTGGGAAGATGAAAACCTGGATGCTATTATGGAAGCATGGTATTTGGGTACAATGGCAGGGCATGGAATAGCCGATGTTGTATCAGGCGATTACAATCCGTCTGCCAAGTTGACGATGTCGTTTCCACGGAATGTCGGGCAAATTCCTGTGTATTACAATCATAAAAATACGGGCCGGCCTTTACCTCCCGACGATCCGAAGATGGATTACAAATCTTCTTTTCTAGACTTGCCTAATTCACCCTTGTATCCGTTTGGCTACGGCTTGAGCTATACCACATTCTCTATTAATAATATGGCATTGGATAAAGTAACTTTCGGACAAGGAGAATCGTTGACCCTTTCGGCGAATGTTACCAATACCGGAAATTATGACGGGGAAATTATTGTACAACTCTATATTCAGGATATAAAGGGAAATGTAACACGTCCCGTAAAAGAATTAAAGGGATTTCATAAAATTGCTTTGAAGAAGGGAGAATCCCGGCAAGTTTCTTTTACTATCGGTGAACAAGAGTTGGCGTTCTTCGGGGCAGATATGGAAAAGAAAGCGGAAAGTGGTGAATTTAATGTCTGGATTGCTCAAAGCTCGGACGATAATTCCAATCAGGCTACCTTTACCTATAGTGGTAATTAA
- a CDS encoding family 43 glycosylhydrolase: protein MRYLLLFIAFLGCVFFARAQDMHADTYCNPLNIDYTYMIYNSDKDISYRSGADPAVVEFRGIYYMFVTRSMGYWYSRDLMNWHFIHPEKWYFQGSNAPAAFNYKDSVLYVTGDPSGNMSILYTDDPMKGDWKAVPAILNDLQDPALFIDDDGQAYVFWGSSNVYPIRGQKLNKDKRFLPEGEIVPLFGIDMTKHGWERFGENHTDTVLGGYIEGPWLTKHNGKYYMQYAAPGTEFNVYADGVYIADSPLGPYTYAPNNPISYKPGGFMNGAGHGSTVIGPGGNYWHFASMSLSYNVNWERRLCMFPTFFDPEGLMYVDTNFGDYPHYAPDAPGKHGQFTGWMLLSYNKPVRSSSFAENYKAENVTDENVKTFWLASGNNDAQTLDIDLEAPATIYAVQVNYFDYKTNLYGRTEGLYYRYMVEGSLDGTNWFTLADRSKGYKDAPNDYVQLDTPQRARYIRYRNVKVPTPYLAISDLRVFGLGEGKKPQTVKNFRVIRQPDRRDAMLAWDEQPNCQGYNIRWGIAPDKLYSSWMVYGDNALFLKSLTVGQTYYFAIEAFNENGLSPLSKPVKVEE from the coding sequence ATGAGATACCTTTTACTTTTTATTGCTTTTTTAGGCTGCGTATTTTTTGCTCGGGCGCAAGATATGCATGCCGATACGTATTGTAATCCGTTGAATATAGATTATACTTATATGATTTATAACTCGGACAAAGACATATCCTACCGTTCGGGAGCAGATCCGGCCGTAGTGGAATTCCGGGGTATCTATTACATGTTTGTCACCCGTTCCATGGGCTATTGGTATTCCCGCGACTTGATGAATTGGCATTTTATCCATCCGGAAAAATGGTATTTTCAAGGTTCCAATGCGCCTGCGGCATTCAACTATAAAGATTCTGTTTTATATGTTACCGGTGATCCTTCGGGGAATATGAGTATTCTTTATACTGATGATCCGATGAAGGGTGATTGGAAAGCGGTTCCTGCCATTTTGAATGATCTGCAAGACCCGGCACTTTTTATTGATGATGACGGGCAAGCGTATGTTTTCTGGGGTTCTTCCAATGTATATCCTATCCGCGGACAGAAGCTGAATAAAGACAAGCGTTTTTTACCGGAAGGCGAGATTGTCCCTCTTTTTGGGATCGACATGACAAAACATGGTTGGGAACGATTTGGCGAAAATCACACGGATACCGTACTGGGTGGATATATCGAAGGGCCTTGGCTGACGAAACATAATGGTAAATATTATATGCAGTATGCCGCTCCCGGAACCGAGTTTAATGTATATGCCGACGGAGTATATATAGCCGATTCTCCGCTCGGACCTTATACTTATGCACCCAATAATCCGATTTCCTATAAACCGGGAGGTTTTATGAACGGGGCAGGGCATGGAAGTACTGTCATAGGACCAGGGGGAAACTACTGGCATTTTGCCTCCATGTCACTTTCCTATAATGTAAATTGGGAACGCCGTCTTTGTATGTTCCCTACGTTCTTCGATCCGGAAGGATTGATGTATGTAGATACCAATTTCGGCGATTATCCGCATTATGCCCCGGATGCACCCGGCAAACACGGACAGTTTACCGGGTGGATGCTTTTGTCGTATAATAAACCTGTACGTTCTTCTTCTTTTGCAGAAAACTATAAAGCGGAAAATGTGACGGACGAGAATGTTAAAACGTTCTGGCTGGCTTCGGGAAATAATGATGCGCAAACTCTCGATATCGATTTGGAAGCTCCTGCTACTATATATGCCGTGCAGGTGAATTATTTCGATTATAAAACGAATTTATACGGACGTACGGAAGGACTTTATTACCGATATATGGTAGAAGGCTCATTGGACGGCACTAACTGGTTTACGCTGGCCGACCGTTCAAAGGGATATAAAGATGCCCCGAACGATTATGTACAGTTGGATACTCCACAGCGTGCCCGGTATATACGTTACCGGAATGTAAAAGTTCCTACCCCTTATTTAGCCATTTCGGATTTGAGAGTCTTCGGGTTAGGTGAAGGGAAAAAGCCGCAGACTGTGAAAAACTTTCGGGTGATCCGACAACCTGACCGACGGGATGCGATGCTGGCTTGGGATGAACAGCCTAATTGCCAGGGATATAATATCCGCTGGGGAATTGCACCCGATAAATTGTATAGTTCCTGGATGGTCTATGGCGATAATGCTTTATTTCTAAAAAGTTTGACGGTAGGTCAAACCTATTATTTTGCTATCGAGGCATTTAATGAAAATGGATTGTCTCCTTTGAGCAAACCTGTAAAGGTAGAAGAGTAA
- a CDS encoding biotin--[acetyl-CoA-carboxylase] ligase: MPEIIHLQQTTSTNRYIRERMQDTALEEGSAVYTDFQTAGRGQIGNTWESEKGMNLTFSVVIYPDCIPANAQFLISQIASLSVKELLDRYIRDVTVKWPNDIYWQDKKICGMLIENDLCGKTIYCSILGIGINLNQETFHGDALNPVSLTQITGNKYDIEKELHAFLEIFYKYYLLLLKGEFETIRQRYKEALYRSGAFHAYEDSTGRFHAQIQDVEDTGHLLLQLPEGEIRRYAFKEVKYIL; encoded by the coding sequence ATGCCGGAAATAATTCACCTGCAGCAAACTACCTCCACTAACAGGTATATCCGAGAACGCATGCAAGATACTGCACTGGAAGAAGGGAGTGCGGTATATACCGATTTCCAGACTGCCGGTCGTGGCCAAATAGGTAACACGTGGGAATCGGAAAAAGGGATGAACCTGACTTTCAGTGTAGTGATTTATCCTGATTGCATCCCGGCAAATGCTCAATTCCTTATCTCACAGATTGCCTCGTTAAGTGTAAAGGAATTACTGGATCGGTATATCCGTGATGTAACCGTAAAATGGCCTAATGATATTTATTGGCAGGATAAAAAAATCTGTGGCATGCTGATTGAAAACGATTTATGCGGAAAAACGATTTATTGTTCTATTTTAGGAATAGGGATCAACCTGAACCAGGAAACTTTTCACGGCGATGCCCTTAATCCGGTGTCATTAACTCAAATTACCGGAAATAAATATGACATCGAAAAAGAATTACATGCTTTTCTCGAAATTTTTTACAAATATTATCTTCTGCTATTGAAAGGAGAATTCGAAACCATCAGGCAACGGTATAAAGAAGCATTGTACCGATCCGGAGCATTCCACGCTTACGAAGATAGCACCGGAAGGTTCCATGCGCAAATACAGGATGTAGAAGATACCGGGCATTTACTTTTACAATTACCGGAAGGAGAGATAAGAAGGTATGCTTTTAAAGAAGTGAAATATATTCTCTGA
- a CDS encoding MmcQ/YjbR family DNA-binding protein, with product MNIEEVREYCLSLKNVTESFPFDDVSLVFKVENKMFLLLPLDADEPSITVKCDPEQAEILRDQYNAVEGGYHFHKKYWNTIYLCRDMEEEEIKKWIRHSFSEVIAKLPKKIRETYLQPE from the coding sequence ATGAACATTGAAGAAGTCAGAGAATATTGCCTTTCGTTGAAAAACGTAACAGAATCGTTTCCCTTTGACGATGTGTCGTTAGTATTCAAAGTAGAGAATAAGATGTTCCTGCTTTTACCGCTCGATGCAGATGAGCCGAGCATTACGGTAAAGTGTGATCCGGAACAAGCAGAAATTTTGCGTGACCAATACAATGCCGTGGAAGGAGGATACCATTTCCATAAAAAATATTGGAATACCATTTACCTTTGCCGGGACATGGAAGAGGAAGAAATAAAAAAATGGATCCGGCATTCTTTTTCGGAAGTAATCGCGAAGTTACCTAAAAAGATCCGGGAAACCTACCTTCAACCTGAATAA
- a CDS encoding YraN family protein has protein sequence MAQHNILGKEGEEEAKKYLLEKGYSILHTNWRYRRNELDIIAIQNEELVIVEVKTRSANCLQLPQEAVDSAKIKRIVAATDAYIRKFNIELPVRFDVITVLKSEVGYQIEHIDHAFYSPIW, from the coding sequence ATGGCACAACATAACATACTAGGTAAAGAAGGAGAGGAAGAAGCGAAGAAGTATCTGTTAGAAAAAGGATATTCTATTCTTCATACCAACTGGCGTTATCGCCGGAACGAACTAGACATTATTGCTATTCAAAATGAAGAACTCGTTATTGTGGAAGTAAAAACCCGGTCGGCTAATTGCCTCCAGCTTCCGCAAGAAGCAGTAGATTCGGCAAAAATTAAACGGATTGTGGCTGCGACAGATGCATATATACGTAAATTCAATATCGAATTACCGGTACGTTTCGATGTTATCACCGTGTTGAAAAGTGAAGTGGGATATCAAATAGAGCATATCGATCATGCTTTTTATTCCCCTATATGGTAG
- a CDS encoding nucleoside deaminase — MILFNDEYFMKQALREAYQAAEEGEVPVGVVVVCNHRIIARAHNQTERLNDPTAHAEILALTSAFNSLGAKYLNDCILYVTVEPCVMCAGALCWSQIGGIVYGAADEKRGYRRYAPLALHPKTWIRTGVLAEDCSQVMKEFFRKKRK, encoded by the coding sequence ATGATCCTTTTTAATGACGAATACTTTATGAAACAGGCTCTTCGGGAAGCTTACCAGGCTGCCGAAGAAGGAGAAGTCCCCGTAGGAGTCGTTGTCGTATGCAATCACCGGATCATTGCCCGGGCACATAACCAAACCGAACGTTTGAACGATCCCACAGCCCATGCTGAAATATTGGCGCTTACTTCAGCTTTTAATTCCTTAGGAGCAAAATACTTGAATGATTGTATACTCTATGTCACGGTAGAACCTTGTGTCATGTGTGCCGGTGCGCTTTGCTGGTCGCAGATAGGAGGAATTGTTTACGGGGCGGCTGACGAAAAAAGAGGATATAGGCGGTATGCCCCCTTAGCATTGCATCCGAAAACTTGGATACGCACAGGAGTGTTGGCCGAAGACTGTTCCCAGGTAATGAAAGAGTTTTTCCGAAAGAAAAGAAAATAA
- a CDS encoding sugar phosphate isomerase/epimerase family protein yields the protein MKRNSIFRVLSIFVVVILFIKPEAVFAKDKKIGIQLYSVMDAMKKDPQTSINRLTRMGYNVFELVQWGGDPKVFGMPANEFKSICNQSGAEIISTHSSIQEEMGKENEIMNRWRKLFEIQKACGGKYFIIPSYQVNYTVAEVQRMCDYFNRVGKIAAEYGLKLGYHNHASEYNKLKDSDDVMWEYLVEHTDPELVCFELDVYWCTIGGKSPVVYLQKYPKRIQILHIKDEFVIGESGLIDFENIFKQFYKNKMNDYVVEIETPKKLREKTNVDGSKYTSEQIMEEIFEAARKSIEYLKKAKFVK from the coding sequence ATGAAGAGAAATAGCATTTTTAGAGTATTATCAATTTTTGTTGTAGTAATTTTATTTATAAAACCTGAAGCAGTATTTGCAAAAGACAAAAAAATTGGCATCCAGCTTTATTCAGTTATGGATGCTATGAAAAAAGATCCTCAAACATCTATCAACCGACTTACACGTATGGGTTATAATGTTTTTGAACTTGTACAATGGGGGGGCGATCCTAAGGTATTCGGAATGCCAGCTAATGAATTTAAATCAATTTGTAACCAGTCTGGTGCAGAAATCATTTCTACGCATTCCAGTATTCAAGAAGAAATGGGTAAAGAAAATGAAATTATGAACCGTTGGCGTAAACTTTTTGAGATTCAAAAAGCATGTGGGGGAAAATATTTCATCATACCAAGTTATCAAGTAAATTATACAGTGGCAGAAGTACAACGTATGTGCGATTACTTTAATCGAGTGGGAAAAATTGCAGCTGAATACGGGCTTAAACTTGGTTATCATAACCATGCTTCAGAATACAACAAGTTAAAAGATAGCGATGATGTCATGTGGGAATATTTAGTTGAGCATACAGATCCTGAACTGGTATGTTTTGAATTAGATGTTTATTGGTGTACCATAGGTGGCAAATCTCCTGTTGTATATCTGCAAAAGTATCCTAAACGCATACAAATACTGCATATTAAAGATGAATTCGTTATCGGCGAAAGTGGGTTAATAGACTTTGAAAATATTTTCAAGCAATTCTACAAAAACAAGATGAATGATTATGTGGTCGAAATCGAAACCCCAAAGAAATTACGTGAAAAGACGAACGTTGATGGTAGCAAATACACATCAGAACAAATTATGGAAGAGATATTTGAGGCCGCACGTAAAAGCATTGAATATTTGAAAAAAGCAAAATTTGTAAAATGA
- a CDS encoding PHP domain-containing protein encodes MMDLHVHRSEDLTIEDIVAKSQQLNMKIGIMENIAPWGITNDAQLKEYIDAIKLYPVYIGLQPMSPGWSKNLSPELIAQADYIAMDPQIVTKGNGYGETIMLWEYNAYIDDADEFMKRNMQHYMDILTGSEPLDIFACPLFLPCCIQRKYNILWTKKRLQQIVDAACSRNIAMEINDTVQVPHEDFILMAKKAGLKFVFGSDSRNHTVGRLDYCKRIAQKCNLTEKDFFIPKRYRL; translated from the coding sequence ATGATGGATTTACATGTTCACCGTTCCGAAGATCTGACGATCGAGGATATTGTTGCCAAATCCCAACAGTTAAATATGAAAATCGGCATCATGGAAAATATTGCCCCGTGGGGTATTACCAACGATGCTCAATTAAAAGAATACATCGACGCAATAAAACTGTATCCAGTTTATATCGGCTTACAGCCTATGAGTCCGGGATGGTCAAAAAATTTATCTCCCGAATTAATAGCGCAGGCTGATTATATCGCTATGGATCCGCAGATTGTAACAAAAGGAAACGGTTACGGAGAAACAATCATGTTATGGGAATATAATGCATACATAGATGATGCGGATGAATTTATGAAACGTAATATGCAACATTATATGGATATTCTTACCGGAAGTGAACCGTTGGATATATTTGCCTGTCCTCTTTTTCTACCCTGTTGTATACAACGGAAATACAACATCCTATGGACAAAGAAAAGGTTACAGCAAATCGTTGATGCTGCCTGTTCAAGAAACATCGCAATGGAAATAAACGATACTGTACAAGTACCGCATGAAGATTTTATTTTAATGGCAAAAAAAGCTGGATTGAAATTCGTATTTGGTTCCGATTCTCGAAACCACACGGTAGGAAGACTCGATTATTGCAAACGCATCGCTCAAAAATGTAATCTTACGGAAAAAGATTTTTTTATACCTAAAAGATATAGATTATAA
- a CDS encoding VOC family protein, with protein sequence MIKLDHMAMYVHDLENMKNFFVHFFSAQANQMYYNPKTGLRTYFLTFVDGSRLEIMNRPEVLIQEKERFLSGYTHIVFSVGSKEVVDDLTHLLENNGYTVISGPWKTGDGYYESCIQGPKNNLMK encoded by the coding sequence ATGATTAAATTAGATCACATGGCGATGTACGTGCATGATTTAGAGAATATGAAAAATTTTTTTGTTCATTTCTTCTCTGCACAAGCCAATCAAATGTATTATAATCCTAAAACAGGATTAAGAACCTATTTTTTAACATTTGTAGATGGTTCACGATTAGAAATCATGAATCGTCCCGAAGTCCTCATTCAGGAAAAAGAGAGATTTCTAAGTGGATATACTCACATTGTTTTTTCTGTAGGTAGCAAAGAAGTTGTAGACGACCTTACTCATCTATTGGAAAATAATGGGTACACAGTGATAAGTGGTCCTTGGAAAACAGGTGACGGATATTACGAAAGTTGTATACAGGGACCTAAAAATAATCTTATGAAATAA
- a CDS encoding AraC family transcriptional regulator — MLLEKQSFSYDYVRLSPKEQIGLHRQSSWELTLIVIGSGIKLIGDTTEPFQSGEVVIIPPEIPHCWYFNGNNTDTDGKIVNITLSFTNEFLNHCSLNFPELHRYIENLKNIQEALKYNDPQSIIIASILKSMYKQNEVERLSSIIRLLAILPLVDKTHIVGKYKEKNRKQERLDMIRIFVICNAYRNISLDDVVRHVGMNKSTFCTFFKQSIGKTFITYLNEYRIELACQLLKQEYISISEICYQVGFTDIPYFNRVFKKYKGCSPSQYRYEQ, encoded by the coding sequence ATGTTATTGGAAAAACAATCATTTTCGTATGATTATGTTCGACTTTCTCCCAAAGAGCAAATAGGGCTACATAGACAGTCTTCATGGGAATTGACACTTATTGTTATAGGCTCCGGTATAAAACTTATTGGAGATACTACAGAACCGTTTCAGAGTGGTGAAGTCGTGATAATACCACCTGAAATTCCTCATTGTTGGTATTTTAATGGCAATAATACTGATACAGACGGTAAAATAGTAAACATCACACTGTCATTTACTAATGAATTTCTTAATCATTGTTCGTTAAATTTCCCTGAACTTCATCGATATATTGAAAATTTAAAAAATATTCAAGAAGCCCTAAAATATAATGATCCCCAATCTATAATCATTGCATCTATTTTAAAATCAATGTATAAACAAAATGAGGTGGAACGCCTTTCTTCAATAATAAGATTACTCGCTATTTTGCCGTTGGTGGATAAAACTCATATTGTGGGAAAGTATAAAGAGAAAAACAGGAAACAGGAACGACTGGACATGATACGTATTTTTGTAATCTGTAATGCATATAGGAATATTTCTCTGGACGACGTTGTTCGTCATGTTGGAATGAATAAGTCGACTTTTTGCACATTTTTCAAACAATCTATAGGAAAAACTTTTATTACTTATTTAAATGAATATAGGATAGAATTAGCTTGCCAATTATTAAAACAGGAATATATATCCATATCAGAAATATGTTACCAGGTAGGTTTTACTGATATTCCATATTTTAACCGAGTATTCAAGAAATATAAAGGATGTTCTCCTTCTCAATATCGTTACGAGCAATAG
- the atpG gene encoding ATP synthase F1 subunit gamma yields MPSQKEIKERINTVNSTMKITGAMKMIASAKLHRAQTALENIRPYELGLHGILSHLLASGIETESPYTRPHKEGKRAIVVCSSNSGLCGAFNANMQKELIKYISPFAKDELLFFPVGKKIKEFLIKKDYSLEENLDFLSDKPTYEDAASLASHLMELYATGKVKQIDLLYYHFRNIAVQMLITETYLPLCPSASEEEKSGYTDYILEPSAEELITSLLPQVLRLKLFAVLLDNNASEHGARTMAMQQATDNATDLLQGLTIQYNKSRQQSITNELLDIAGGSIR; encoded by the coding sequence ATGCCCTCTCAGAAAGAAATAAAGGAACGTATCAACACCGTAAATAGCACGATGAAAATTACGGGAGCGATGAAAATGATCGCTTCCGCAAAACTTCATCGGGCACAAACGGCTTTAGAGAATATCCGTCCTTATGAACTGGGACTGCATGGTATTCTTTCCCATCTTCTGGCTTCCGGCATAGAAACGGAATCGCCCTATACGCGTCCGCATAAAGAAGGGAAAAGAGCTATCGTGGTTTGTTCTTCTAACTCGGGTCTATGTGGTGCTTTTAATGCCAATATGCAAAAAGAGCTTATAAAATATATTTCACCTTTTGCAAAGGATGAGCTTCTGTTTTTTCCGGTAGGCAAGAAAATAAAAGAGTTTCTGATTAAGAAGGATTATTCTTTAGAAGAAAATCTTGATTTTCTCTCCGACAAGCCCACCTATGAAGATGCGGCTTCACTAGCTTCGCATTTGATGGAGTTATATGCTACAGGAAAAGTAAAACAAATAGATTTGCTATATTATCATTTCCGTAATATAGCTGTGCAAATGCTTATTACCGAGACTTATCTTCCTCTCTGTCCTTCCGCTTCGGAAGAAGAAAAATCCGGATACACGGATTATATATTGGAGCCTTCGGCAGAAGAGTTGATAACTTCGCTTCTCCCCCAGGTATTGAGGCTGAAACTTTTTGCTGTTTTATTGGATAACAATGCATCCGAGCATGGGGCGCGCACTATGGCTATGCAACAGGCCACAGATAATGCGACTGATTTATTGCAAGGGCTTACTATCCAATATAACAAATCACGCCAGCAATCTATCACGAACGAATTGTTGGATATTGCCGGAGGTTCTATCCGCTAA